The Microtus pennsylvanicus isolate mMicPen1 chromosome 14, mMicPen1.hap1, whole genome shotgun sequence DNA window TTACCAGAAGATTCACCACTGAACAAAATGTCTCCATTGAGGGCCTACAGAGCTCCTCGTCCTTCCGTAACAGGACACTGATGGGGGCTGCAGTGCAGTCGGTCGTTCTGTGGCCTTGTCATGCCTGGGAGACAGTGTCCACGGCACTCTACTCCACCTGGCTCCTTCGTTCCTTCCCTCTCCATTGTGCAATGTTGCTTGAACCTTGGCAGTTTGTCTGTTGTGGCTGAGTCGAGCAGTAGCCTATCTGAGCACTTCACCAGCTGTGTTCGGGGAAGTGTGGGACAGCATGTGGCTCAGAGTCCATATTCAGCCGTGTACTTTTGGGATCCTCCTTGGGCTCCTCTGCGTTACTATTAGGCCGAAGATGGAGAGCTCTTAGCGTCTACCTCTGAAGGTTGCTTGACGCTTAAGTCGCATGTGTAAAGTGTGAAGAGCAGTGTCTTCAGTGACCAGTGTGTGGTGTAGTTCATATGTAAGCAGAGCGTTACAGAAGGCAGTGTGGTTCTTAGCAATGTGATCTGTAGCACgaataatgaaaacccagagacagataatagggttcaagctgaagatcagaaatgcaaagtggccagccactggctcttccctctacctcagactgcaatggcgatcctgcctccatgtATCCTCAGGCTTGAGACTGGGCCTGAggcctgtctcctcctgttttatattcctctctagtgctggaattaaaggtgtgtgtcactactgcctggcctgtgtggctgactagtgtggccgctttgctctctgatcttcaggcaagctttatttactcaAACACAAATAATAGACCACTATATTGATCTTATTCAGTGAGCCAAGCCCTGTTTGAGGGATGAAGAAACTCAGTTTCTtcaaacaaaactgaaatatttccattttcagtcACCTGACATGAGGCGGCttcagagcagagaagcagaaggaCTGTGTCCTTGCATTTGCCATGGCTGACAAGAAGGGCAGCCCAGATCACTCAGGCTCTGCTCAGACTGGCATCCTACCTACATCATGTCTCTGCTCTGGCCCTCACTTCTCTGACATGTGTCTCCAGGAGCATTTGTGAGATACCAGGTGTTCctggtatatacatatatacatgcttgtgtacacacatgctgtgggCATGACCTCTGGGCCTCCGATATGGAGGGCCATTGGCCGGGCTGAGCTGGGCCCAGCATGCAGCCTCCAAGCCTGATGAGAATGCCATGCTTTGGCTGGAGGTCAGGGTTCATGggagtgtgtgtgctggagagccTGTCACAGTGCAGCCAGTTCTCCTTCAGCTGTCACTGCTTACTTACTGTTTTACATTCTGAGATTGCATGTGACATTCCCCTGAGCTTTCTGAGGGACAGTACTCTGAAAACGTACTTTAGAAGACTCCAGCTATGCAGACGAGGGAAGTACAGACAGGAGGTTCTCCAGTGGTTTACTAATGACCTTTCTTTAGaccaaaaagaagaaactggTAGAAATCAGACATGCACTGAGCCTGGGGGGCTGGGATCTGTGTGAGCTGACTGGACAATGGGTGGCTAGCCCACTCCTTTTCTGGGTGTGAACTCTCAGTGGCTCGAACACCGGTCTTACACCATTCCTCTGGTGCCTAGCTTCCATGAGGACACCCTCCTAGGGAAAAGAGCTACCCCCATCCCCTGGGCTTTGGTGAAGGGATTAAGGAATAGTGAGGGCTGGGTAGCTGACCAGGACTCATGCTGGGGCCCAGGCAGCTAAGAAACTAGATTCTTGGATCCTGTACCCATGCTCAGAACTTCCTAGACCTGAGTGAGGGCCTTAACATCTGCCTCTCCAACTGATCACCCTATGGCTATGGTGCACAGCAGAGACTAacccatcaccagataaaggctGTGGTGCACAGCACAGACTAACCCATCTCCCTATGGCTGTGGTGCACAGCACAGACTAacccatcaccagataaaggctGTGGTGCACAGCACAGACTAACCCATCTCCCTATGTCTGTGGTGCACAGCACAGACTAacccatcaccagataaaggctGTGGTGCACAGCAGAGACTAACCCATCTCCCTATGGCTGTGGTGCACAGCAGAGACTAACCCATCTCTCTATGGTTGTGGTGCACAGCAGAGACTTCCCAAAAGCCCAAGCTCCTGAGTCCAGTTCAGATTATAATACCAGCCAGCTTCATGCActtgaggggctgaggcaggctaatctcattgagtttggggccagcctgctctacaaaacaagctccaggacatccaggggtgttacacagagaaaccctgtcttgaaaaaaacaaacaaaaaaccaaaacaaaacaaaaaaaaagatctggATGTGTGGGCTTATGAGATGACTGAACTTACTTTGCTGCCAAACCTGTTGACTTTCCTGAGttggaggttttctttttctttctttcttttttttttttttcaagacagggtttctctgtagctttgaaatctgtcctggaactagctcttatagaccaggctggccttgaactcacagagatctgcctgcctctgccttctgagtgctgggattaaaggcatgcattgtcctctgacctccaccgcACTTGTGGcttatgtacacagacacacacacacagacacactcacacacgttaatttaaaaaagtaacaagccgggcggtggtggcgcacgcctttaatcccagcacttgggaggcagaggcaggcggatctctgtgagttcgagaccagcctggtctacaagagctagttccaggacaggctccaaaaccacagagaaaccctgtctcgaaaaaccaaaaaaaaaaaaaaaaaaaaaaaagtaacaattgCCCAGacatggtggcgcaggcctttaatcctaacacatAGCAAGTAGAGGCctatggatctttgtgagtttgaggccagcctggtctatagagagaccctgtctcaacaatacCCAAAAGTagatatctagatagatagatagatagatagatagatagatagatagatagatagatagatagatataaatggataaataaataagacaaatagacaaataaaagATTTGGATACATGAACGAACAAGACTGCCAAGTGCACTCTCATAAGTGGAACAGTGTGAAGTAGGTCTGAAGCTGGAGCTCTGGGATGCACAGGGCAGAGGGAATTGGTGGGGAGGGACTCTGGCTAATTCCTTTGTGAGCCCAGGAATGACCTAAGGAGAGCCCAGCTCCAGCAGGTGTGCAGGAGATGGAAGTTACATGCTCAGGCTGCCCTGAAACAGGGGCTCttccctgcctcagccctccgagtactgggatttcaCATTTATGTCATTATACttggtctctgttttctttatatagaaaaaaggtttttttttttttttttggtttttcgagacagggtttctctgtggctttggagcctgtcctggaactcgctcttgtagaccaggctggtctcgaactcacagagatccgcctgcctctgcctcccgagtgctgggattaaaggcgtgcgccaccatcgcccggcgaaaAAAggtttttgatacaggatctgaTTCTGTAGTCCAAGCTTGCCTCAAACCTgtggggatcctcctgcctcagcttcccaactgctgagattaaagacataggGCACTAGTTACAACTGgcttttgggttgtttgtttgttttttggttggttggtttgttttatttttgtactgGGGAATGCCCCTAGAGCCTAAGCACTCTGGGCAAGTGATCTGCAGCTGAGCTACTTCTCCAACGCTGTAGATAGTAGGTTATAAAATTCCCCAAGCTTAAGAAAGCTAACTAAAAtcttaaattttgttgttgttgtttggttttttgttttgtttttgagactgggttactctgtacagccctggctgtcctggaactcactgtgtagaccaggctggtcttgaattcagaatTCCACctttaagtgctaggattaaaggtatgcaccaccaccgtccagctcaAAATctcaattaacttttaaaatttatgtgtataagtattttgcctgcatgtatgtttgtgcaccatgccTGTGCCAGATGCAaatggaaggcagaagaagagggcatcaggttacttggaactgtagttatgaatggttgtgagcaaccttgtgggtgctgggaaccaaagcctggtactctgcaagagcagccagttttcttttatatttttaagagttgttttatgtgtatgtgtgagtgtctgaatgaatgtgtgtaagctgcagagcccagaagagggtgtctgaaccCCCTGAGACTGCTGCCCAGTGGAGTGCAAGAGAGTAAGCGCTCTCGattgctgagccctctccccagtccctaactgattttttcttttttttaatcgatttttattgagctctacatttttctctgctcccctccctgcctcaccctccccttcagccccccccccaaggtcctcatgctcccaatttactcaggagatcttgtctttttctactttctacttcccatgtagattagatctatgtaagtctctcttagtgtcctcattgccCTAACTGATTTTATAATTCTAGTAAATTATAATGTCATGTGAAACAGtctaataaaaatgattatgGTGTTGAATGAAAAGTTAGTTGCACTtagagattgttttgtttttcgggacaggagcctgtcctggaactcgctctgtaaactaggctgacctcaaactcacagagatccacctgcctctgcctcccaagtgcttaaaggtgtgtgctagctACCACCATCTGGTGATTTAGAGATCTGAAAactaagttattttcttttgttgttttgagagcaCTGGTTCCCAGTTTGTCGTCCGACTGACACACACGCTGTGCCGTGCCTGTGCCTTCCCCTGAGTAAAGGTTTCAAAGTTCGATGGAGTTTTATACATGTGCTCTCTATTGCCTATTCataaagtggtgtgtgtgtgtgtgtggcattaaTAAATATATTGGCCATTTCCTTGACTGCACAGGGAGAAGACATCCACTGTCAGAGAAAAAGATCATGCATTATATGTACCAGCTATGCAAATCACTTGACCACATGCACAGGTAGCTGGGAAGGGGTGGATCCCCCCTCCAGCGTGCAGGGACACGGCTCTAGGCGGAGATTTTGGATCAGTGAGGTGCAAGTCattctcttcattctttctttaataCTCAATGCAGAAACGGGATATTTCACAGAGATGTAAAACCAGAAAATATACTAGTAAAGGTAAAAACTTTTATATAGAAACTTGATATCAAAATAAAGGTAGAATATAAagttttgaagttttcttttttctagatttattttttatttttaattaagtatgtgcgtttggctgggcggtggtggcacatgcccttaatctcagcctcggtaggcagaggccggtgaatctttgtgagttctaggccagcctgctcgacagagtgagttccaggacagccagagctacacagaaaaaccttttcttgaaaaaaaagggaagaaaaaagtgtatgtgtttgtctgagtgtgggtatgtgcacaagTGTAGGCAGCCTTAGAAGCCAAGATTCAAGACCTctggagctgccatgtgagtgccgGGAACCGAACCTGGATCCTCTTGCAAAAGCaatacacactcttaaccactgagccatctctctagactcaTAATATAAACTTGGATTCACTGGATATCTCTTCTCTTCCAGATAGCTGGAAAGTATGGTTTGGCTTTGGGTTTCGCGGTGCTGGAATAGAAGCTAGGGCCTTGTCCATTCTAGACTGTGTACCCTGGCCTGGGTTAGACTTGGTTCTCCCTCCAGGTTTGTAAAAGGAGGCTTGCTTTAGCAAATGCTGCCTGCATTGTTGACTTTCTCCTGGAAGAATGCAATATAAAGAGGCAGTTTGCTCAATAGACAGCTGCTCCCTGACCGGAAATGAAGATAGCCATTCTCCGTGCTGAATGTCAGCTTGGGAAAGAGCGGGTTTGGGGGCCTTCCAAATCTGAGATTTCTCAGACTTGAAATCTCCTTACTACCCAAATTTAAAGTGTACCGTGCATGATCCCTCTAACTGACTTGCTATCAGAAGAGTCCCCTTGAACCACATGGCTGCAGGAAGCCTGTGTGCAGTGAGGCTAGAACTGAGCCACCCAGAACAGACGGCCTTGGAGCTGCTGCAGCAGGGTGTCTGTGACTGGTGACGGCACTCATCTGGATTTGGGTGCCTTCTAGACACAGGGAACTTCGTGTTCTTGCATTACAGGGTATTCTTCCAGCACATTCTTCACTAGAGTCTCTTAGAAAGCCTGTACACAGTGTGCTGTGAGCTGCTTAGATGCTAAATTTTCCCTAGTTTATATGTTTAAATGGTTTGTGTGACGGTGGCTATAGACTGACACAGAGCCaaccctgctctctctcccttacAGCAGGATGTCCTGAAACTAGGGGACTTTGGGTCATGCCGGAGTGTCTATTCCAAGCAACCCTACACAGAGTACATCTCTACCCGGTGGTACCGGGCCCCAGAGTGTCTTCTCACCGACGGGTTCTACACGTACAAGATGGACCTGTGGAGCGCTGGCTGTGTGTTCTACGAGATTGCCAGGTAGAGCAGGGCCAGCACCTGAGCCTGCGGTGATGTGGGCAGGTCACATGATGAGGCTGGGCAAGGCACTTGCCAGCTCCTTCCTTTAAGTTCCAGGATGAGATCATTCTGGTTTCTGCTCAGTTGCTACTGCACTGGGCTCTCCATCAGCAGGCGACTGACTAGGTTTTCATCTCACTTCTTGCTAAGTACTTGCCCTTACTTGCATGGCCTGGGCAGTAGTACTGGCAGGCCCCGTGGCAGGGTGGGGCTGGTGATAGGACTTGATCATGCAGGGACTAGAGGCAAGATCAGAGAAACAAGGTAGCACCACCCTGCCACAGTGTGGGCATGAGGCCCCTCCTGGCACAATTGGACTTCTCTAGAAAGCCCCAGCTCACACCTCCTCTGACTTTTTGATACCATCCCTGGGAAGAACAGTGGCTGAGAACAGACTGGGGGTCTCACTCACAGGTGAGTCTTACCTTTCTTAATCAGGCCCAGGGAGGAGTGGGCGCAGCCTTTGCTTCTGGGGGATCTTGAGGTGAAGTATCAAcacaggcagggacccaggggtCAGCGGTTCCACCTGTTCTTTtaactgctgtggaataatggtGTGGACATGCACTTCAGGCCTTCTTCGGTTCTAGTCTGTATAGACGAATAATGTCATTTGGGAAACTCAGCGGTGACTTTACTGAGGCTGTAAATGCCAGCAGACAATTCTTTGTCACGTGCTAAGATCCATGAGTTAGTCTGGAAGGGTATTTAAGGACGGATAATTAAGAGTACAGTAGCCTGTGACATCTGAGCAAAATTTCAGATAGCCGCAGGCGAGCCATTAGTAATCATGTCCTCTGCTCAGAgcagttttttttaagattatttatttatttattatttatacaacattctgctttcaagtacgcatgccagaagagggcgccaggtctcattacagatggtggtgagccatcatgtgggtgctgggaattgaactcagacctctggaagagcaaccagtgctcttaacctctgagccatctctccaacccctcagaGCAGTTTTTTAATCTCTCACAATGTCCCCTTTGGCCATGAAGTTAAAGAGTCCTACTGCCAACGTtgtattttaagtttttgttgtGGCATGGAACACGGATCATGTCCCCAAATCAGAACAGCTCTGAACTGAAGGCATCCCGAAACTAATTTGCCAGCATACTTGACTTTGGCCACCTGGAGTTTCTCGACCAAACTCCTGTGGGTTGACAGGAGGTTCTGTGTAGTTTATGGCATTTCATAGTAGAGAAACTAGGGTGCTGGACTGAGGAGTGAGATCCACAGACCGTCTCTTAAGAAAttcctagggggctggagagatgattcagaagttcttgcaaaagacctggattcagttcccagcacccctatggtggctcaaaccattcataattctagttccaagggGTCTGATGTCATCCTCTGGGCATCCTCGGGTACCTGgcaggcacatggtgcacagacatgcatgcaggcaaaaatacacagaattttaaaaattttaaaaattgagctgAAgaaatgacttagtggttaagagcactggctgctctcccagaggtgctgagttcaattcccatctgtaatgagatctggtgccctcttctggcctgtaggcagacatacagacagaacactgtatacataataaataaataaatctttaaaaacatttttagaaagtaTAAGTttaggccaggaagtggtggtgcacacctttaatcctagtgcttgggaggcagagacagacagatctctgagtttgaggccagcctggtctacagagcgagttccaggacagctaggacatagagaaaccctgtcttgaaaaacaaaaaacaagcaaaaaaattaagCTTAGACATGTcttacaaaaaaatgaagaaagaaaaaaagaaatacttggGGCAGAAGGGAAAGCCCAGGCCAAAGAAAGAGCAACAGTCTCCAGACCAGAGGTTACTTGGGGACAGCCTGTGTGGGGAGGCCTGCCTCACTGCAGCGCACCTCCTTGTGCCCCTGCAGCCTGCAGCCCCTCTTCCCTGGTGTGAATGAACTGGACCAGATCTCAAAAATCCATGATGTTATTGGTACACCTTGTCAGAAGACGCTCACCAAGTTCAAACAGTAAGTGTGCACTCTGTCTGGGCCCCAGCCTTTCTACAGCAGGCCAGGGATAGTGCCGAGAGCTGTTTCCATGACCCCGTGACATTTTCTAAGTCACACACTGTGAGAGGGGAGCCAGCCATGTCTCTTGGGGGCTCAGGGAGCCCTACTCTTCCTGAGTCACAAAAagctctccctgtctctcagAAAGGCCTGGTACTGGCTTTCGTCCCCAGAGCATTTATATGGGACTTGGGTCTGCTTGGGTGAGAGAGAAGGTTGCTTGTCAGAAAGGCCGTCTGTGATGACTTCCTGAGGCTGCAGTCAGCAGTCAGAGGGTAACAATGTGCCCAGCCCTTGCAGCCCCATTGGAGTTTTAATTTGATGAGAGATGAAGCTGAGGCCTGTAGGGAGTGGGAAACTTGCTAGAAAAGATCTCCCAGAAGGCTCATGGTCCAAGAAAGGTCAGTAGAAAAGCCACCCACCTTGTTTTCTCCTATTCACCTTTAATTCTAGTCACATGGGAAGGTAAAGTTTCTGCTTTTACAGGCAAGGGAGTCTCGTACATTTATAGCACACACATCCCTGTTTATTAGGTTTAGTTTACAGCATAATTGAACAGGAAATGCAGAAATCGTCCCTTGTACAGCCTCCCTCCATCTCAGAGCCAAGTGTTTTATCCGGCAGTTGAGCTGCACTGATGGTTGGGTCTCGCAGAGCCATTGGCTTAGCAGGATTCTCTCTTGGAGTTCAGGAGTTGTGTGTTCTCTTATCCCATCAccctttttggtttggtttggttttggtttttttttttttttttttttttggagacagggtttctccgtgtatctttggctgtcctggaactcactctgtagaccagactgacctcaaattcacagagatatcctgcctctgcttcctgagtgctgggattaaaggcatgcaccaccatgcccagctccattACCCTTTTTCaaagtccaggttggcctcagactctttatgtagcctgggctggccttgcaCACCTGATCCTCATAGCACTACATCGCAGTGTAGGCTTGTAGACATGTTCCACCACAGCCATCCTGACTTGCTGCTCCCTTGAGGATTGTGAGCTCTTACCTTCAGTGCAGGGCCCTTAGAGGCAGGGTGGCAGCCACCAGTGCTCTAATAATGGCATGATGATTTATTATCATTGGGCTTTCAATACAGGTCGAGAGCTATgagttttgattttccttttaaaaagggaTCAGGAATACCTCTACTGACAACCAATTTGTCCCCGCAATGCCTCTCCCTCCTGCATGCAATGGTGGCCTATGACCCTGATGACCGAATCGCGGCTCACCAAGCCCTTCAGCACCCCTATTTCCAGGTGCAGAGGTAGGATTTCTGGTAGACTGCCGAATGATGAGTGGGAAGTCTTGGTTTATGAGACCCATGGGACAAGGAGCTGCTTTGGGGTTAGATGTCAAAACTCTAGTAGGTAAGCTCCCTAGAAGAGCCTGGGGCACATCCAGGATAGTCAGCATAAGTTCACTGAGTGGTCTGTATGCTACCTAGCTCTAGAGGGTTTTCTAAGTGCTTGGCGGGAGGGACTTATCGAGGGCACCTAACCTCACACATCTATACACTCCTGAATTTGACTGTTTGGCCCTACTAAGGCCACATACAATACTGCACGGTTAAGATAACTTTTGTTCCCAGCCCAGACAGCACTGAATTTGtacaggaagggaagaaaaggactCTTTAGTTCTGTGGAAAACAGCATGAATGGCCACTCATAAGGGCATATTTGTAGCTGAAGGAAACAGCTAAGCTCTGGAGCCATTATCAGAGATGGCCACATTCTTTTCCTCCCCTGTAGGGCCGCTGAGACGCAGACCCTAGCCAACCACAGAAGAGCTTTCTTCCCGAAGTACCCCATGGTGCCAGAGTCATCCAGGCAAAACTGGTCATTCTCAGAGGAGGGCAGAAAGCAGGTATGAGCTGAAATCAGTGAGCTGGGTAGACTGGAAACCTTTACATAACTTGTTTCTGAGGAGGCCACAAGGTGTGGAGGTTAGTGACACACCCGTTCCAGAGGGCACCGTGTCAACTGAGTCCTGAACACCATGCTATTACAGTCTCATGTTAGAAATATTCTAATTGCTCCAGGTAGTATGGACCTGCCTCCAACTACCTAAGCCTTTTCTGCCTCACTACCTACTAGAACATGTGTGTAAGCCCAGAGAGGGGACCGTTCCATGGGTATCTGATCTGATCTGATAGCCATGTGCAAGTACCTGTTCTGCACCAAAGCCCTTTGTGGTCACATCACAATGTGGTCACGTATGTCCTGAGAATGAGCCCAACAGGAGGTACTGAGAAGCCACTGTAGCCCTAGCTACAGATGGTGAGCATTCTTCCTCTTCAGACATGACAGCTTCACCGTGCACTCTCTCCGTCTTCCTTTCCACCTATCCTGTTGCATCCTGACCTGTGGTACCCATTGGCTCTGCCGGCCGTACAGCCTGGAGCTAGTATCTAACTCTAGCTGTAGCCTCTCACAGTCAGTTGTTTCTCCCACCTTTACCGTGCATGGCAGCTCTGATCACATGGGGCCACTGCAGCCAGTGTCTCCCAGAGCTTTGGCCAGGAACCAAGTGTACTTGTGTAGTATCTCCTGCATTCCCCATGGCTGTCTTTCCCAGGGGGCCTCACATGCCCAGGCCCACATGGTAATCTCCTCTCCC harbors:
- the Mok gene encoding MAPK/MAK/MRK overlapping kinase isoform X3, which codes for MKMQSLRDGNYYACKQMKQHFESIEQVNNLREIQALRRLNPHPNILTLHEVVFDRKSGSLALICELMDMNIYELIRGRRHPLSEKKIMHYMYQLCKSLDHMHRNGIFHRDVKPENILVKQDVLKLGDFGSCRSVYSKQPYTEYISTRWYRAPECLLTDGFYTYKMDLWSAGCVFYEIASLQPLFPGVNELDQISKIHDVIGTPCQKTLTKFKQSRAMSFDFPFKKGSGIPLLTTNLSPQCLSLLHAMVAYDPDDRIAAHQALQHPYFQVQRAAETQTLANHRRAFFPKYPMVPESSRQNWSFSEEGRKQKQPLRQEECCARRQGPASLMELPKLRLSGVTRLSSCSSPALRSVLGTGANGRVPVLRPLKCAGANKKTDTQKDIKPHLEQYHLPTINRKGGEY
- the Mok gene encoding MAPK/MAK/MRK overlapping kinase isoform X9, giving the protein MKNYKAIGKIGEGTFSEVMKMQSLRDGNYYACKQMKQHFESDRKSGSLALICELMDMNIYELIRGRRHPLSEKKIMHYMYQLCKSLDHMHRNGIFHRDVKPENILVKQDVLKLGDFGSCRSVYSKQPYTEYISTRWYRAPECLLTDGFYTYKMDLWSAGCVFYEIASLQPLFPGVNELDQISKIHDVIGTPCQKTLTKFKQAAETQTLANHRRAFFPKYPMVPESSRQNWSFSEEGRKQKQPLRQEECCARRQGPASLMELPKLRLSGVTRLSSCSSPALRSVLGTGANGRVPVLRPLKCAGANKKTDTQKDIKPHLEQYHLPTINRKGGEY
- the Mok gene encoding MAPK/MAK/MRK overlapping kinase isoform X11, whose product is MKNYKAIGKIGEGTFSEVMKMQSLRDGNYYACKQMKQHFESIEQVNNLREIQALRRLNPHPNILTLHEVVFDRKSGSLALICELMDMNIYELIRGRRHPLSEKKIMHYMYQLCKSLDHMHRNGIFHRDVKPENILVKQDVLKLGDFGSCRSVYSKQPYTEYISTRWYRAPECLLTDGFYTYKMDLWSAGCVFYEIASLQPLFPGVNELDQISKIHDVIGTPCQKTLTKFKQSRAMSFDFPFKKGSGIPLLTTNLSPQCLSLLHAMVAYDPDDRIAAHQALQHPYFQVQRAAETQTLANHRRAFFPKYPMVPESSRQNWSFSEEGRKQKQPLRQEECCARRQGPASLMELPKLRLSGVTRLSSCSSPALRSVLGTGANGRVPVLRPLKCAGANKKTDTQKDIKPHLEQYHLPTINRKGGEY
- the Mok gene encoding MAPK/MAK/MRK overlapping kinase isoform X1 gives rise to the protein MKNYKAIGKIGEGTFSEVMKMQSLRDGNYYACKQMKQHFESIEQVNNLREIQALRRLNPHPNILTLHEVVFDRKSGSLALICELMDMNIYELIRGRRHPLSEKKIMHYMYQLCKSLDHMHRNGIFHRDVKPENILVKQDVLKLGDFGSCRSVYSKQPYTEYISTRWYRAPECLLTDGFYTYKMDLWSAGCVFYEIASLQPLFPGVNELDQISKIHDVIGTPCQKTLTKFKQSRAMSFDFPFKKGSGIPLLTTNLSPQCLSLLHAMVAYDPDDRIAAHQALQHPYFQVQRAAETQTLANHRRAFFPKYPMVPESSRQNWSFSEEGRKQQPLRQEECCARRQGPASLMELPKLRLSGVTRLSSCSSPALRSVLGTGANGRVPVLRPLKCAGANKKTDTQKDIKPHLEQYHLPTINRKGGEY
- the Mok gene encoding MAPK/MAK/MRK overlapping kinase isoform X10; the protein is MHYMYQLCKSLDHMHRNGIFHRDVKPENILVKQDVLKLGDFGSCRSVYSKQPYTEYISTRWYRAPECLLTDGFYTYKMDLWSAGCVFYEIASLQPLFPGVNELDQISKIHDVIGTPCQKTLTKFKQSRAMSFDFPFKKGSGIPLLTTNLSPQCLSLLHAMVAYDPDDRIAAHQALQHPYFQVQRAAETQTLANHRRAFFPKYPMVPESSRQNWSFSEEGRKQKQPLRQEECCARRQGPASLMELPKLRLSGVTRLSSCSSPALRSVLGTGANGRVPVLRPLKCAGANKKTDTQKDIKPHLEQYHLPTINRKGGEY
- the Mok gene encoding MAPK/MAK/MRK overlapping kinase isoform X2, which produces MKNYKAIGKIGEGTFSEVMKMQSLRDGNYYACKQMKQHFESIEQVNNLREIQALRRLNPHPNILTLHEVVFDRKSGSLALICELMDMNIYELIRGRRHPLSEKKIMHYMYQLCKSLDHMHRNGIFHRDVKPENILVKQDVLKLGDFGSCRSVYSKQPYTEYISTRWYRAPECLLTDGFYTYKMDLWSAGCVFYEIASLQPLFPGVNELDQISKIHDVIGTPCQKTLTKFKQSRAMSFDFPFKKGSGIPLLTTNLSPQCLSLLHAMVAYDPDDRIAAHQALQHPYFQVQRAAETQTLANHRRAFFPKYPMVPESSRQNWSFSEEGRKQPLRQEECCARRQGPASLMELPKLRLSGVTRLSSCSSPALRSVLGTGANGRVPVLRPLKCAGANKKTDTQKDIKPHLEQYHLPTINRKGGEY
- the Mok gene encoding MAPK/MAK/MRK overlapping kinase isoform X4; translation: MKNYKAIGKIGEGTFSEVMKMQSLRDGNYYACKQMKQHFESDRKSGSLALICELMDMNIYELIRGRRHPLSEKKIMHYMYQLCKSLDHMHRNGIFHRDVKPENILVKQDVLKLGDFGSCRSVYSKQPYTEYISTRWYRAPECLLTDGFYTYKMDLWSAGCVFYEIASLQPLFPGVNELDQISKIHDVIGTPCQKTLTKFKQSRAMSFDFPFKKGSGIPLLTTNLSPQCLSLLHAMVAYDPDDRIAAHQALQHPYFQVQRAAETQTLANHRRAFFPKYPMVPESSRQNWSFSEEGRKQKQPLRQEECCARRQGPASLMELPKLRLSGVTRLSSCSSPALRSVLGTGANGRVPVLRPLKCAGANKKTDTQKDIKPHLEQYHLPTINRKGGEY
- the Mok gene encoding MAPK/MAK/MRK overlapping kinase isoform X8 — translated: MKNYKAIGKIGEGTFSEVMKMQSLRDGNYYACKQMKQHFERNGIFHRDVKPENILVKQDVLKLGDFGSCRSVYSKQPYTEYISTRWYRAPECLLTDGFYTYKMDLWSAGCVFYEIASLQPLFPGVNELDQISKIHDVIGTPCQKTLTKFKQSRAMSFDFPFKKGSGIPLLTTNLSPQCLSLLHAMVAYDPDDRIAAHQALQHPYFQVQRAAETQTLANHRRAFFPKYPMVPESSRQNWSFSEEGRKQKQPLRQEECCARRQGPASLMELPKLRLSGVTRLSSCSSPALRSVLGTGANGRVPVLRPLKCAGANKKTDTQKDIKPHLEQYHLPTINRKGGEY
- the Mok gene encoding MAPK/MAK/MRK overlapping kinase isoform X12; this encodes MDLWSAGCVFYEIASLQPLFPGVNELDQISKIHDVIGTPCQKTLTKFKQSRAMSFDFPFKKGSGIPLLTTNLSPQCLSLLHAMVAYDPDDRIAAHQALQHPYFQVQRAAETQTLANHRRAFFPKYPMVPESSRQNWSFSEEGRKQKQPLRQEECCARRQGPASLMELPKLRLSGVTRLSSCSSPALRSVLGTGANGRVPVLRPLKCAGANKKTDTQKDIKPHLEQYHLPTINRKGGEY